The DNA sequence AAATATCTTGCAACCTCTAAAAGAGGAGAATATAGTCTTTTTACAAAAAATATCCCTGCTGAAATTTTAGCCATAAGAGGACAAACCAAAACGTATGGTACGCCGGATACCTCAACAAAAGGCGGAACTTATTTTGAATTGCGTCAAGGTACAACTGTTACTAAAATTTATATCGATAATAATGACACCGAAGATCAAAGTGCCGCTATAAAAGCTTTCAAGAAAACCATTCAGGACAAAATAACAGCTCTAAAACAGTAGTCAAATATTGCTTTTTGACAAATACTTATTCTTAAAAATTAGAACAAAAATTCAAATGCTTACTTAATTACTAATTATAGGACCGGGTAGAAAATATAGGAGAAACACCTTCTCCTATATTGCTAACCGGAAACGAGTTTCAAAAAAGCACTACCGCACAAACAACTAGAGACAACCTGAATACCGACCAAATGATTTGCTAAAGACGACTTTGCGAGTTAAAAAAAACTAATTTTACCAAAATTAATTCAACCACTTTTTGAAAGACGATTTAGATATATATATTAAGCAATGCATGCAAAACAACAGAGAAGGACAACTGAAAATTTATCAGCTGTTTTCTCCTGTTTTATATGGAATTTGCCTAAAGTATATGAAAAACGAGGACGATGCTAAAGATGTTTTTCAGGAAGCCTTTATCATTGTTTTTCAAAAGATAAGCCAATACAAATTTGAAGGAAGTTTTGAAGGCTGGCTGAAACGTATTTTTATCAATAAACTTATTGAAACTTTAAATAAGAAGAAAAAGGAGAATTTCTTTTTAGATGTTTTCGATCCGGACACCGATTTTGTAGACGAAGAAGAATTGGACATTATTCCGATACAACAGGAAAAACTATTAGAATACATTCGGGATTTACCGGATCAATACCGGACCGTTTTTAACTTATATGTTTTTGAAAAAATGAAACACAAAGAAATAGCCGAGTTATTGAAAATCTCAGAAGGAACATCAAAATCAAATTTAAACAGAGCTAAAGGAATATTGCAAAAGAGAATTTTGAGCATAAAAAATTTTAAAATAGCATGAAGAAGCAGAAAATAGAGACTATTTTTTCATCAATGGAAAACTTCACAAGTGTTCCGCCACCCGAATTATGGGGTCAGATTGAGGAAAAATTAAACAAACCTAAAAAGAAAAAGAGAGTTATTCTTTGGTGGTCGGCTGCTGCATGCTTATTATTAGGCCTTGCAATTCCTTCTGTTCTTCATCTTAATTCAGATGCCGGAATCAAAAATACCGGAACGACTACTATAGAAAATAACAGTGTTGTTGTAAATAAAAACAACGCGACATCTACTCAGGACAAAACAGTCTCTGATAAACCAACCATCATCAATCAAAAAACGATCAACAGTAAAAATCCGGTTTCAGGAGCTACCGACAATCAATTAGCTACCTCACAACAAAAAGAAGAAACAGACAAAACAGCTTTGGCTCGCACTGCTTCTAAAAACAACCCAAATCTACCTTCTGAGGAATTAAACGCAGAAAAGAAAAACAGCAATCAGGCTGTAGCTCAAAAATCTTTTGTTTCGGAAAAACAAAATGCATTCAATTCTGCTTCGACAAATCAATTGTTTAACACTGAAAAAAGAGCGCAGAATCAAACTATAGCGCAGAAAAACTATAGTCCGGAGAGAGAAAATGCGTTTGCTTCAGTTTCAAAAAATCAAACGGCAGATCCTGAAACAAGAAAAGCGAATCAAATTTTAGCCGAAAAGACCTTTAGTGCTGGTAAACAGAACCCGTTTAATGCTACTTCAAAAAATCAGATTTCGAATTCACTTTTTAAAGAGAAATTGCAGTCAAAAAACACGAACAGTTTTGCTTACAATTCCTCCAATTCAATTTTAAGCCAGCAACAGAATAAAGAGAGCAAAAACGAAAAAGAGCTTAGAAACGGAACGATTTATACTGAAAAAGCAGTTGTTGAACATCAAAAAAACAACTCCAAATTCAATAATGTATTGAGTAAAGAGGATTCTGTACAATTGGCCGTACTTCAGAATTTAGAGAAAGGAATAATCACTCCTGAATCTAAAATTGAAAAGGAAACAAAACCTCTTTCTGCCGCAGAAAAATGGGCTGTTGAAGTTTTTGCCGGTATTGCTAATTCTGAAAACTATAAAAATGACAAGACTTTAGGATATAACAATGATTCTAAACAAAGTAATAGTTACGGAGTAAAAACAAAATACAAAATCAATAATAAATGGGCAGTTGGTTCAGGTTTCAAGATCAACGAATTAGGTCAAAGTATTGCCAATATTTCGTATATGGATGTGAGAGGACAAAAAAATATGGCTTTAGGCATTGCTGATTTTTATGTTCAGGAGTCGCCTACTCCTCAGATTGCAGCAACTAACGATTATGTATTTGTTTCAAACAGTACTAAAGAGGTAGTAAGCAGTGAGAGCATTCAAAGCGGTACTTTAAATCAGACTCTTAAATATATCGAAATGCCATTGGAAGTTTCCTACGCCGTTTTTAGTAAAAACAGAACTACTGTCAATTTAAATACGGGGGGTTTTGTTGGTAAGCTAATTTCAAACAATGTGGCTTTGGATGGTACTACTATTGGAAAAAATCTTGATGCCAATGACTTTGTTTATGGCTCTGTATTAAGTAGTACTTTACAATACCGTATCTACAAAAAAACAAATGTTTTTGTTGAACCGGCAATGAATTACTACATAAACCCCTTAAACAACCAGTCTTTTAATCAGTTCCAATGGGGGCTAAACTTTGGATTGAATGTTTCGTTTTAAAGCCGTTTTTGTTGTAATTTTCAAAAAAAAGACAACAAAAGCAACTCCTTCATAATGAACATTAAAAACAATTGGAATACTTCGAACTCCATTCCGAACGACCTACTGATCGCCAAAAAACGGGTTTATGATCTCCTTAATTTTGAAGGTACTCAACCGGAGCCTGAATCTGAAAGCATGGAATATAGTGCGTATCGATTGCAATTAAACACCAAACTCATTTGTTATCGGGAAGCCAAAATAACGCCAACAAAAACGGGTCAGTTTGTAACTTTATGGAAACGCAATCCGTCGAAAATCATTGCTCCTTTTGATGCTACAGATGCGATTGATTATGTGATTATCAGTGTCCGAAAAGAGGATTTATTAGGGCAATTTATATTTCCTAAATCTGTCTTATTAGAACGCGGAATCTTTTCGACTGATACCAAAGAAGGAAAAAGAGCCACAAGAGTTTATCCGCCTTGGGATGAAACCACCAACAAACAAGCCCAAAAAACGCAACAGTGGCAATTGAATTACTTTATCGAAATACCTCTTCATGAAGCTGTCGATTTAGATCGGTTTAAACGTTTATTCAACGAAAACTAGAAAGATTTATCCTTAGAGGAGCGCGTAATTTTGACACGAATTTCACTAATTGACACGAATTAATTTGTGTAATTTGTGCAATTCGTGTCTGTTTTTTTGTGCGTCACAAATTATTAATCCTTTTAATCCTTTAATCTGTGGCAAAAAAAAACAGGCAGCTGAATAAGCTGCCTGTTTCATTTACCGTTGTATCTCTACTTACTTTTTAATAATCTTGCTACTATATATAACCTTATTGTTTTCTGTTAAAGTATACATATAGATTCCTGTTTTAAGATTGCTAATCTGAATTACGGAATCACTTTTTTCAGAAGTCCCTTTTATTTCAACCGGGCTTGCAACCAAACGCCCAGACATATCATAAAGTCTTAACTTCAGATTTTTATCATCATTTGTTTTCACGGCAATATTTACAACATCTGATGCAGGATTAGGGTAAGCTTGCACAAAATATCCGTTTTTAGTTTGGAAATCAACCGTCGATAAATTATCCTTTTTCAATTCAAAACGGGCAATTACCGGTCCATGGTCTGAAGTTGTATTTACGTAATTTGTAATGTCTGTACGCGGATCGTACACGGCAATAGAATTTGGAATATACTGATCTGTCAGTTCATTAGAAATAATAATATGATCTAAGAATCCACCTGAACTTAAAAAGCTATAGGCTCCAGCCTGGCTAATCCCTAAAGTTAAAGCATTGTAACGATCCGTATCTTCCACCATTTTCTGGTAAGAAGAAGGAGTATTTGTACCCACAACCGATATTTTTACATCATCATTAAAATCGCCCAATATCATAAAGTTTGAATTTGGGTAGTGCACATCTAAACTGTCTTTTAGTAATTCAACATCATATTTACGCATATTGTATCTTGAGATGTCAGTTCCACTATTGGCACGAGCATGAAGATCGATCAGGTTAATTTCTTTTTGGATTCCACCAATATTAGTTTCAATTTTAACCATATAAGGCAAACGACCTGAAGAGAAAAAACTAGCTCCGTTACCACCTGGGTAATTTGGCAAGGTCACGGCTCCCGAACGTACATTATCATACAAATCCTTAAACATTACACGCGTACTTTTTACAGTAGTTGTTTGGGTATTATAAAGTACCACTAATTTTTGAGGAGGAAAATTTGGATCCGGTACATTAAACGAATACGACCATGATGTCGAAATTGTTTTATCGAATGTCTTTCCGTTAATACTTATTTTTTGAATCAAAGCATCTATAGAAGGATCATCTGAAACTTCTTGCACTACGTAAACATCAGCATTTAACTTATTCATTACTTTGGCTACATTATCGATTTGTAATGCATCGTCAATTGGGCCAAACTCCGCTCCGTCAGTCCCTTTTACATCACTTCCAAAAAACTCTAAATTGTAAGTCACGATATCAAAAGTTTCTGCTTTAGGCAAAGAAGAACCTGTCAGTGCTCCGATTTGTTTGTTTAATCCTGCTCCAGTCACCGTTAAAGGTCCGGAAATAGCTAACGCTTTTACAGAAGGTACAAATCTTGCATAAAGTGTTTTACCAGCCGCTGCATCAGCATTAGTAACCACAATACTGGATTGAAATAAAACATTATCTAAAGACAATTGATAATCTGTAGGCGCTGTAAGGGTGATATCGCCATATCCATCAGCTTTGAAGTCAAAAGACTGACTTGCCGATATAGTGTTGGGACTAACATCTCCAAAATTTAAAATAGGATTTGAAGCCACATATCCCACCTCGTTTGTAACTGCAAAATCATCAAATGACCATTCTGCCGCATTATTAGTTCCTCCGGCTGTGGTTTCATAAACCCATGCCAAATAGGTATGACTGGTTTTATACGCTCCTAAATTAATGTATAAGGATTGCGCGTAAGTTCCCGTTGCTGTTGGAAAATTACCATTTAACTCTGTCCAAGTAGCCGTTTCAGGACTGCTTTTACCGTCATAATTTACTGAAACCATCAATTTTAAACCTGTTCCGGCATAAAATTTACGAGAGTAGAAAGACAATAAAGGAAATTGATTGAAATTATCTAAGTGTAATTTTGGTGAAATCAACCAATCTTCGCTTGGACCATTATCAGAATACCCATTCATAAGAACAGCACCGGTTCCGGAATTTACATTTCGAGCGACGGTCGTTGATCCCCACTTATTTTTAGTTCCGGCGACATTGTATTGTGTCCAGCCACTATTTGTTAAAACATTTACATCATTAAAACCTTGTACATACGGATTGATTCCTGTTCCTGCAAGAGCGACTGTTTTGGTCGTTGCTCCAGTTGACTCATGCTTTATTTCTCCCGAAAAAGTACCGGTAGCACTTGGAGTAAACTTAACATAAACGGTTGGCGTTGCGTTTGAATCAAAGTCAGACACATTGTAGGTTACTGCTGATTGAAAAACAGTATTGTCCTTAGAGATCGTAAAATTACCTGAAGCGGTCACTATAACATTATGAGTAAGACTACTACCTTGAATCTGATAACTTGCTATTTCTGAATCATAACCCGCTTCAGAGAATCCTAAATCAAGCGAAGTACTTGTCGTTACTAAAGAAGGAATCGCAACACTTGAAGTTGTAACTTCTAATTTATGAACTGAAGCCTGAATATTATGGTATGGATCTTCAGAAATCGAGTAAACAGTATAGGCTGTGTTAAGAGCTAAACCATCAAAATTTTTCACATATGCCTGTGAGGCATCAACAATATCCAAAAAACCGGATTGTAAAGCTGCCGTTCCATTTGCATCAAGACCGGACTTAAGTTGCGCTACGGTAGGTTCTGCACTTCCGCCGTTTAGTAAAACATAATAGGTTTTTCCTTTTTCATCTAATTTATTAGAAAAATCAAAGCTTTGTGATAAAACATTATCCGCTTTTGGATAACCTGCAGCATTTACCGGAGCTGCAATATCACTTCTCACGTCGATATTATCAATTGCAAAAGAAGGACGAGAACCGCCTCCTGAATTTTGCTTAGAAATCCATCTGATCTGAACAATACTTTGATTATCGCATTCCGCAGGCAATGTTATTTTTATCGTTCTTGTATTTTGAGGATCGGTAACTGCTCCTGTCTGTTGCGTTGTGTTATTTGTATAAGCGGTTTCCAATAAAGTTGTAAAAGCAGTGGTTGTACCCACACGGTACTGCAAAACCATCTCATTTATTCGCTCCGATGTTGTTGTACCCGACACTAGCCCATACGGATTACGAATGGTCATCGCGTCATACTGCACCTGAATACCTGTTTGTCCGGTGCTGGAGAAAGCCAAGGCAATTGTAAGATCAACTGATCCGGTATTAAGAAAACCTATTTTACCATTATAATTATGAATGTTACCGCTTGTAGTCGCTGCTGTGCTGCTATTTGTGCTTCCGGCCGTCAACGCCTTATCTGCAACCAAAGTAGCTGCTGTAACATAAGCACTTCCGGGTGCCGTGGCCGCACTCCAACCCTGCAATCCTGCTGGATATGTAGTACCATTAGCTGCTAAACCGTCAAAATTCTGTGTATACGGCAAGGGTTGTGCGCCCGGCATCGTAACCTGTGCAACGAGACTTCCCGAACAGCAACAAAAAAAACTTAAAAAAGCCACCAAGTGGCGCATCGTGTAAATGTTTTTCATATGTTTAAATAATAGAGTTTTTAGAAACCAAATTTATAGTCTTTAAAGTTAAGAGAATATTGTAAAATCTTAAATTTAATGCTTCCTATTTTATAAATATTCACTACTATTAACTAATTTATTCAACAAAAAAGTTAATTATCATCAATAAAAACAAGCTTTAATAGCATTATATATTTTTAGAAAAATTTACTTACAACATTATTTTTAGTAAGCAATACCACACGAAAATAGTATTTTTTCTTTACAGATGAAGCAAAAAAAGAGTCCAAAAAAACAAAAAAACGCCAATTTAATGTACGAATACACCTCTAAATACTGTTTTTATTCTAATCGTAATCATACA is a window from the Flavobacterium cupriresistens genome containing:
- a CDS encoding RNA polymerase sigma factor, whose translation is MKDDLDIYIKQCMQNNREGQLKIYQLFSPVLYGICLKYMKNEDDAKDVFQEAFIIVFQKISQYKFEGSFEGWLKRIFINKLIETLNKKKKENFFLDVFDPDTDFVDEEELDIIPIQQEKLLEYIRDLPDQYRTVFNLYVFEKMKHKEIAELLKISEGTSKSNLNRAKGILQKRILSIKNFKIA
- a CDS encoding MepB family protein, producing MNIKNNWNTSNSIPNDLLIAKKRVYDLLNFEGTQPEPESESMEYSAYRLQLNTKLICYREAKITPTKTGQFVTLWKRNPSKIIAPFDATDAIDYVIISVRKEDLLGQFIFPKSVLLERGIFSTDTKEGKRATRVYPPWDETTNKQAQKTQQWQLNYFIEIPLHEAVDLDRFKRLFNEN
- a CDS encoding T9SS-dependent choice-of-anchor J family protein; translated protein: MKNIYTMRHLVAFLSFFCCCSGSLVAQVTMPGAQPLPYTQNFDGLAANGTTYPAGLQGWSAATAPGSAYVTAATLVADKALTAGSTNSSTAATTSGNIHNYNGKIGFLNTGSVDLTIALAFSSTGQTGIQVQYDAMTIRNPYGLVSGTTTSERINEMVLQYRVGTTTAFTTLLETAYTNNTTQQTGAVTDPQNTRTIKITLPAECDNQSIVQIRWISKQNSGGGSRPSFAIDNIDVRSDIAAPVNAAGYPKADNVLSQSFDFSNKLDEKGKTYYVLLNGGSAEPTVAQLKSGLDANGTAALQSGFLDIVDASQAYVKNFDGLALNTAYTVYSISEDPYHNIQASVHKLEVTTSSVAIPSLVTTSTSLDLGFSEAGYDSEIASYQIQGSSLTHNVIVTASGNFTISKDNTVFQSAVTYNVSDFDSNATPTVYVKFTPSATGTFSGEIKHESTGATTKTVALAGTGINPYVQGFNDVNVLTNSGWTQYNVAGTKNKWGSTTVARNVNSGTGAVLMNGYSDNGPSEDWLISPKLHLDNFNQFPLLSFYSRKFYAGTGLKLMVSVNYDGKSSPETATWTELNGNFPTATGTYAQSLYINLGAYKTSHTYLAWVYETTAGGTNNAAEWSFDDFAVTNEVGYVASNPILNFGDVSPNTISASQSFDFKADGYGDITLTAPTDYQLSLDNVLFQSSIVVTNADAAAGKTLYARFVPSVKALAISGPLTVTGAGLNKQIGALTGSSLPKAETFDIVTYNLEFFGSDVKGTDGAEFGPIDDALQIDNVAKVMNKLNADVYVVQEVSDDPSIDALIQKISINGKTFDKTISTSWSYSFNVPDPNFPPQKLVVLYNTQTTTVKSTRVMFKDLYDNVRSGAVTLPNYPGGNGASFFSSGRLPYMVKIETNIGGIQKEINLIDLHARANSGTDISRYNMRKYDVELLKDSLDVHYPNSNFMILGDFNDDVKISVVGTNTPSSYQKMVEDTDRYNALTLGISQAGAYSFLSSGGFLDHIIISNELTDQYIPNSIAVYDPRTDITNYVNTTSDHGPVIARFELKKDNLSTVDFQTKNGYFVQAYPNPASDVVNIAVKTNDDKNLKLRLYDMSGRLVASPVEIKGTSEKSDSVIQISNLKTGIYMYTLTENNKVIYSSKIIKK